A DNA window from Impatiens glandulifera chromosome 7, dImpGla2.1, whole genome shotgun sequence contains the following coding sequences:
- the LOC124910541 gene encoding UPF0481 protein At3g47200-like, whose amino-acid sequence MTKVNERVTTRINQLVSSLTPIHPERCIFKVPHQLRHGKEEFYEPKVISIGPYHRGNPCLASMEEHKIRYLQSLLRRTGNRSVDRLVQAVVPHVEKVRKCYAELKSTDYISSEELVQTLVLDGCFIIELMFRCQYVNNDDPVLNSMVLIALGKDMILIENQIPFFILENLFNTINHGHGHDHSLGNELKRQILVFFYPRLKNYSLTLQDVEQLIIPEVCHLLDIIHKAICFRFHENSRTTTSSQIEREFVNSATKLKEASVWLNASSSTENRSMFDITFTKGKLNIPTLGLDDGSEIEIRNFIALELYQQSHMQRFWCDYVIFMDHLIASSNDVDLLTHRGIFNNRMIDTNSVDNMFKNLTRNIITSHPYTYSEISKELNDYCDRPWNKWRATLKHNYFNTPWTIISLIAALALLSLTSIQTVFSIIS is encoded by the exons ATGACTAAAGTAAATGAAAGGGTGACCACACGTATCAATCAACTGGTGTCATCTTTAACTCCCATACACCCGGAAAGATGCATCTTCAAAGTTCCCCATCAATTGCGGCATGGAAAAGAGGAATTCTACGAGCCAAAGGTGATCTCCATCGGCCCTTATCACCGAGGAAATCCTTGTCTAGCTTCTATGGAAGAGCACAAGATTCGTTACCTTCAAAGTCTTCTCCGTAGAACGGGCAACCGTAGTGTGGACCGCTTGGTCCAAGCCGTCGTGCCGCATGTAGAGAAAGTGAGAAAATGTTACGCCGAGCTCAAGAGTACAGACTATATTTCGAGTGAGGAACTAGTTCAAACGCTTGTGTTGGACGGATGCTTCATTATCGAGCTCATGTTTAGGTGTCAATACGTTAATAATGATGACCCAGTGTTGAACTCCATGGTCTTGATAGCGTTGGGGAAAGACATGATATTAATTGAGAACCAGATTCCATTTTTCATCCTCGAAAACTTGTTTAATACTATTAATCATGGTCATGGTCATGATCACTCTTTGGGTAATGAGCTCAAACGTCAAATATTAGTCTTCTTTTATCCTAGGcttaaaaattattcattgaCGCTCCAAGACGTTGAACAATTAATTATCCCAGAAGTATGTCATTTGTTGGACATTATCCACAAGGCTATATGCTTCAGATTCCATGAAAACTCTCGGACTACTACATCTTCACAAATTGAAAGGGAGTTTGTGAACTCGGCCACAAAACTCAAGGAAGCCAGTGTTTGGTTGAATGCGTCTTCATCAACAGAAAATAGAAGCATGTTTGACATAACATTTACAAAAGGAAAGTTGAACATACCAACTTTGGGTTTAGATGATGGCTCTGAGATTGAGATTCGAAACTTCATTGCTTTAGAGCTGTATCAGCAAAGCCACATGCAAAG ATTCTGGTGTGATTACGTGATCTTCATGGATCATCTAATTGCCTCATCCAATGACGTGGACTTACTCACACATCGCGGCATCTTCAATAATCGCATGATAGATACCAACTCCGTAGATAATATGTTTAAGAATTTAACAAGGAATATCATAACATCACATCCTTATACTTATTCTGAAATTTCTAAAGAGTTGAATGACTATTGTGACCGTCCTTGGAACAAATGGAGAGCAACCCTCAAGCATAACTACTTCAACACCCCATGGACAATCATATCTCTTATTGCGGCTTTGGCTCTACTCTCCTTAACTTCCATACAAACAGTGTTTTCCATCATTTCTTAG